ATTGGTTTGCCCAACACAAGAATGAAATACGCAACTCCCTGTTGACGCAGCTACCAAGCATCCGTAGAGTCAACTCGAAATGAACTATCATGTTCGAGTGAACTTTAATTTCCCGAGTTACAGGATGTCTACTTCTATAACTTTCTGTGACTCTTCCAGTCTCTCTTTATCTCTGTTGCAACCTCCTGATGACATCATAAACTCCAGGCTTCAAAAAAACCGAAAGAGCCACGGAAAGACGGAAAAGTGGACGTCTTGAgaaattacaaaacaaaaaacggaattttgcaaAACCTATGCTCATTCAAAAAATTAGGTCGTAGTTTATGTGTGGACTTGACCGGTGAGGACACCAGATCCCGTGGAATGTGCATTCAAAATATTAAGGAAACCTGTGAAGCTTGGAGAGCATTTTAAGTTCTTCCCGAAAAACTTTCACCATTGAAGCCCCCGAGAACTGGATCCCACTAAAACACACGCACAGATCAGATGAGGTGAACAACGATTCTTTATTGAGTTCAGCGCTGAACATTCTGGACACAAGGGGTGGAAAGTCAACAGAACCAAATGTCAATACAGAAGGTCACAAAGACGCAGGTCGCACAAACATTTGCACTCTCTTCATGCGCCGACCGGCCCACACCGCACCGTCGCCATCGTTGAGATTGGCCGACTGGCAGTTGTGGTACCACCAGCCCCCGCCGTGTGTGGCCGCGCAGTTTTCATCTCCCGTGTCATTGTCACGGTCCCAAGTGGTGAACTTCATCCCGCTGTGGGAGACGGAGGATGTCGCATCGACCGTGGCGAGGGAGTCCCCCGCGGTGCCGCTGTAGCCCGAGACGTGTAAAGGGTACCCCTCCTCCTCGGGACCCACCCTAATGACATATTCTGCGGTGGTTGCGCCCCCCTGCCCGTCCTCCATGTCCACCCTCAGCAGGGTTTCACCCTGCTTGGTGAATAAGTGGAGGTTCTGATTTCCCAGCCACatctcccccctcccctgcgCGTTCACACGTCCGAAACCGTCGCGGTACTCGGCCCAAGTTCGGTTGAAGTTGAGCAAGCCGTTCTGGTTTTCTCTTTGCTGGACTAACAACCAGCCGGCCAACAGCCCCTCCTGAAGGCAGTACGCCGACACGAGGTCGGCAGTAGCCGAGGCTTTGATGTTAAACAAGCCGCTCGTTTCTCCGCGGCTGTGCTTGTGAAAGATATCCACGCAATCTGCAACACATCATTCGGTTCTTCAAATTCCAGAAAGTTCAACACGGATGCTAAAGCTAAAAATCAGATTTCGTTTCACTACTCGGAAAAAGTTAGGGATATTCCATTTTGGGGTGGAATTTCACGatattgaatttaatttgaaCTCTAAAATTTGCCATTTAGCTCCGAGTTAGAGAACACGAAAAGGTGGAGGAAGCTTCAACGGTCGGATATTTTAGAGCTCAAATTTAGTTCACCTTGCCATCGCATATTTGAGGCACATCTGAAATTTTAATTCACAAGTTTAGTGTAGTTATTCTCTTCCTAACTTTCTACGAGTAGTGTAAGGTGGGGCTGGGGCTAATGACGCTAAGGTAGCAGAACCCGCCGTCACTCCAGGTCGGAGGTCGCGGTACCTTTTCCCGTGTAATCGCTCTGGCGTACGACGTGCTCACTCTGCACGCTGCGAGCGTGCACGGCGGGAACGTCGTCTTCCTTGTTGTTGTTAAAGAACTTTCCCAGGTCGAAGCCCACCTCCGTAAAGGGTTCAGAGATGCCGGCTTTAACGTCTGAGAGGCTTCCTTTGACGCCGCTCACGTGAACGGTCTTGATGTTGGAGGAGACGTGACTCACGCCGGGGAAAAGGGAATCCAGCCCACCCTTGGTGCCGGAGACCCCCTGACAGGCGGGACCACCCTCCCTGGTCTCCACTAACTTTTCCACGGGGCCATCTGGCGTCATCACCGTGGTCTGCTTGGTCACAATCACGCAATTTTGTGTGTCCATACTGGTGAGGTGGACGTCATCAAAGGTGCCGCCAAAAAAGCCTTCGTTGTTGCCTCCTGAGATCTCAGTGATGGACTTAGAGTGCGTGGAGGAGGTTGATGAAGAGGTGGAAATACCTGGAACTTTGGAGATAGTTGCGGGGGAGGAGCTGGAGCCTTCGGTCTGAAGCGTCAACTGGAATGATTTCACCTGATCAGTGGAGAACAAGAGAAGATGAGGTCAACATGAGAGTGAAGATAAGGTCATCATTTGTCAGACTATATTTGTTCCCTGCGTCTTGAGGCGCCCTCACCTCCTGGAAGACATCTTGTGGCTGCTGTCCCGTCTTGGACTTGAAGACGGTGGTCGAGGACACTTGGTCTAGCGGCCTGCTCTGCATCACTCCCAGCTGGCGGACAGTATGGATGCTCTGCAGCTGCTGGCCCTGGAGCTGATTTATCTGGAAAGACCAATAGAATTCAGAATGATACGGAAACGCTGTAAAGGAGCCTTTAGAAAAAATTCTCCCTGATACGAAATATTTGAGAACATATATTGAGAAAACGGCGAACCTGTTTGCCCAGAGCCACGTAGGTGTCGTGGTCCACCTTGTACTCAGAGTACTTCTCGCAGGAACCTTTGCAGGAACGCAACTTGATGTCAATGTCCAcctaaagggagggaggggaaaggACCCTTAGGAACTTGCTTCTGATTTCTCCACTCGACGTGGTGAAACAAGGCTCACCTCCAGCTTCTGCAtgtctaccacctgatccgtcaCTCGGTCACGGAGGGCCGCCAGAACCCGCAGCTGTCGATCGATCTTCACCTTCATATCAGAGATCCTCTGGCGAAGATTTTGCGCCAAGTTGTAGTAGCGGTCATCTTGACCTGCGAGAGGCAGAGGAACACGTCACGTAACGCTTCGAAAGAGGGGCGGGGTTTCAGAAGGTGTGCGAGGACCGACCGGAGTTCAGGATGAGTTTCTCCTTCAGGAAGTCGTACGTTTGCTTGGTCACCTGATCGGCCGAGCGATGCCCAACTTGGTTCTGCTCCAGCACGCTGCGGATCTTCTCGATTTTTTTCAGAAGACTGTGATCTTGGTGGTCCATCAAACCTTGGATTCTGCAGCCTGATGGGCACTTGTGACCCTGGCAgcagaggtggaaaaaaaaaatactcacacTCTTGGTGCTTGTTAAATTTGGCGAAAAATATCATTACCCAGTCGTCGTCGGTGCAGAACGGCCACTCCTTCTCGGTGGCGCATTTCTCAGATCGGGTGTTGGGCACCACGGGTCGCGCCCCCCTGGGGTCCACCACGGTCTCCTGAGGAAATTTTTTAGGGTTAACATCCGTCCCTTAACATTCAAGCACCGCATATTCGTCTCACCTGTGAGGCGGCGGCGCACACGAGGCCGAGGCAGAGCAGCAAACTCAGTCGTTGCATTTCGTCGAATGTTCCGAAGATCCCGGAGCTGGTTGGTTTTGAAGCCTCCCCTGACACTTGTGACTCAAACCAGGTTGAGCAAACCGTCGAGGGGGCGACGACCTTTTGTGCGGCTGCACTTTGTACGCAAACACGGACTCGCGCTTTTCCCATCATGCGTACGCTCGTACGGTAAATGTGAAAAGTTATGTTTGGTACCTAAGACTTGCAATTTTCGAAAACATTGAtatcaaataaaatatgaacAGAGGCAACATCAACAATCAATATTTATATGAAAACGTGACAAAACATATGATAGACATCTTGTACTCACAAAAGTGCTGATTATTACATCTATTCATGTGTGTTTTGCTCTGACCAGCCAATCAGAGAACGGAAAGACGTCAATTTGAAATGGCGAGCGCTTTCCCAAAGTCAGCTGCTTTTTCTAACCCATAAAGAAATGTCACGTTCACACGTCAGTAGCTTTGAGGCAGGCGGACGCAACTTCCTGCCTCCCCTCCGCAATCTTGGTCCTCCCTCCGTCCGCCACGCCCACCTGGTGGATGGCGTCTTGGCGTCTGCGCCGACAGCCTTTATCGCTGAGCTTAAAGGCGGCGAGGAAGGCGGCGCGGTAGTTGCGGTTCATCCATCCGTAGAGCAACGGGTTGGCAAAGGTGGAGCACATGGCCACCACGTGGAAGAGGGTGTAGAGTAGGCGGAAGTGCGGCATGTCCAGCACGCTGCTGTCGATGTCGGTGGCCAGCTGGAAGGCGTGGTAAGGGAGCCAACTGACGGCGAACACCACCACCATGGTGACCAGCATTTTGGTCGCCTTACAGTGGCGGCGGTGGCGCTCGGAACCTGCCGACGCTCCGTCGCCCCTGCCCTCTGCTGGGCTGACGTGACGTCGCAGCTTGGACCAAATGCGGGCGTAGGCAAAGGAGATGATGGAGAGCGGGAGGAAGTATTGCAGCACCAGCATGGAGACGCTGTACACCGTCCCGTCCGTGCTGGACCCGGGCCACTTCTCTGTGCACACCTGCAGTCAAAGGCggcaattattttttcaaatctcaagttTAATCTTCAAGTCTCAAGCAATTATCAGGTCTTAAACTTTTTCACCTAATCTCGAGTAAAGTCCCTATCTCACTGATGTACAGACAGCGCCCTCTACCTGGATGCTGTGTCCCGGCACCAGCGTGAACGATCCGTACTCTCTGAAGATGGCGAGGGGGCTGGCGAGCGCGGCGCTCAGCAACCACGTGACTGCGATGACCCAGAAGCACGTGACCTTACGCATCCTGGTTTCCAGATGGTGAATGATACACCTGTAACCACGGCAACATACTGTCAAACCTCGGCCCACGGAGATGCGCTCCCTTGCCAGCTGACCTGTGGCGGTCCAGGGCGATGACGTTGAGGGTCAGAGTGGAGACGTGGACGGCGAGGCCTTGGGCGAAGGGCACCAGGAAGCAGAGGGCGGCGCCAAAGTGCCACTCACCTTGCAGCGTGTAGACCAGCGTGAACGGGAGACACAGCGCGTTCACCAGCAGGTCGGCTGAGGGGGCAGGAAGTGGCATTTACAAAAACACGCAACATTTAAACTGGACTTTGCGAGCGAGCTGGAGCTCGGGGGCTTTTTGAAAAACAGCATATTAAACAAATTACTCCTTGCTACCTTCACTTTGGGCCAGTTGAAAGCTGAAATATCTGATCTACGCCTTGGataaagttgtttttctttaaaaaaataaataaatatatatatatatatatatatatatttaaaaattgtAAAAACGTTTCACATGGACCTCATCCGGTTAATAGAGTTAACAAAactaacaaaattaaaacaaaaattgagaaaaatgttaatgaaataaaaacaaaaatgctttaaaaaaaaattataatctcaaactaacaataaaaaatattaattttaatcattattaatttaattattaatcattaatttaaaaaataatattagaaaaaacaaaaactaacaaaatgaaaacaaaaattgagaaaaaaatgttaatgtaataaaaacaaaaatgcttaaaaaaaattgagaattaACTGTCATTTACAAATCCCAAACTAGCAATAAAAAAATAGTaattttaattataattaatttaattattattattaatttaacaAATAATATCAGTTATGAACAAAATTATTTATAACGCTGACCCCATCACATGACCCTAACATAACTACCACGTGTGCCTCTTAACGAACATACCGACAGCCAAGTTGGCGATGAAGAAGTTGGTGACGGTGCGCAGTGTCTTGAAGCGGTAGATGACGTAGATGACTAGCGAATTACCCACAAGCCCCAGCAGGATGATGGCGGTGTAGGCCACAATCAATACCACCTGCCAGGAGCGACACACGCGCAGGAGTTAGCCGACGGGCATTTGCTTCGGGGGTCAACCTGCCACTCACCTGCACGCCGGGCAGTCGGATGGGGTCTTCCAGAAAGGTCCCGCCTTCGAAGCCGAGGCGCTCTGCGTCGGCCGCGAAGTCGTATTTGCCACTGATGTTCTCAGCCCCGGGCGTGGGTGGGTCCTCCTGACTGACGTCAAGCCAGTCCATGTCGTATGTCCAATCACACACGTTTAAGAGCGACTCGTAGTCGACAAAAATGCACGGTTAGCGATTCACACACTTTTGTCCGATCGCATGGGTCCGACGTCCAATTAAGTATCTCGCATGTCCAGTTCCGGGCCCATGTCCCTGCCCACAAGTCTAACGACCAACTGAAGATGCTCAATCATTTCTCGTCCGGCTCTCACATGTCGCGGCTGGGAACCCCGAAGGCAAACATACAGTTTGTTAACTCACACACTTTGTGTGTCCAGTTGCACACACGAAACGTCCTGGCGTTCTTGTCGGCTTGGCAGGGCCATTCCACGTTACCTGCAGAAGGAAAGAGGACAGAAACAATTAAAGAATTCAAGTCGACGGCGACGTTTGGGATCAAGAGCAACGGAGTGCGTGGCAGTTAGCGAAGCATGAGCGGACACTGATTTATTCATCAACACGTTTCCCGCCGACGCTATTTTTGGCTCACTCCCATCTGGAGGAGGCGATGTAGCGAGAGGCGCGGACATCACCTGGACGGAGGTGTCTGTTCAGCATTTACGATAAACAAACCAACAGGGGCCGGGCATGCTGCCCTGAGGGACGCCACACCCAAATGCTAATGTTGTCGAGACGAGATAAACGACGGCATCGGGAAGTGACATTTGAAGGCCTCCCGACATCAACTCAGACCAAGTCAGCGTCTTCATAAGGGctaatttcattcattcattcattcattcattcattcattcattcattcattcattcattcattcattcattcattcattcattcattcattccttcattccttCATCTTCCGAACCGCTTCTCCTCACAACTGCTTTCCAGCCAATCGTAAAAGGACGCAAAGACGAACAAGCATTCGCACTCTCAAccacacctacggacaatttgaAGCGATCAATCGGGCTACCgtgcatgttttttggaatgtgggaggaaactggagaacccgaagaaaacccacgcaggacgGAAGAGAACAAACTCCAGGagctggaatcaaaaccacaaccCCCACATTGAGGGGCGGACGTGCAAACCAGTGCGTCATTGTGACACACTGGGCTAattaaataatcataataataataataataataataataataataataataataataataataaacaagcaataaatagataaataaatagataaataaatagataaataaatagataaataaatagataaataaataaataaataaataaataaataaataaataatgaatgatgtttatatattgtatatttgtatattttCTGGCTCTTTTATTCATGCGTTCCCACATTCACACTCTGATGGTGGTAAAGTACGTATGTAGCCATATGTGGCTGTATGGAGCTGGGCGGGCTGACGGCGGTGTGGCATCAGGGCTAATTACATAATATACAAGGGGGTGCAAAAATAGGTATACAGTAGTGTCACAAAATTAGTGGCATATTATTatgaatgtatttttatttttacgtaTACGTACTTTTTTCATAAACTTATTTACAGCCGTTGGGTAAGGGAGAGTCCAATGTTGGCATACTGTAAATTCCAAGCTTGGAAATAACTTTACAGAAGCACAATCAATGTTATATAACATTAATGTACCATTTTAGAAATGAGATTGGCACACTGGGAGTCCATTGGGACAAATTTTGTGCAACCTGCCTTTTTTCTACAGATGATTataaaagaagagaaaaaggcACAGTCAaactttttctattttttaaacCCCCAAATTTTCAAAACGCTCCAAAAAATGTCTGGCAGTGAATGATGACTTCAATAATAGTGTATTCGCTTACATTTACATAATGTATGTAAAAAATTCATGTTATCGCAGACGTGTTTCTCGGAGAAATGACAAGCCTCTGACAtcatcccccaaaataaaagtgacacttATTTGTATGAATATTATTCTACATATATATTAAAAAGCTGTCACACTGACCGGTGGTGTCTCCTTGGTCCGGCTTCTAAAAGTCCTTGGCTGTCCGGACAAAcacagaaaaagacaaaaggcGTTGTTGTTTACTTTTCCAAATCATCCAATGCCTTGTCACAGAAGACAAGCACGTTGCATCACTGCGCGAGTGCGAGGAGGcggcaaagaagaaaaagacgcaAGCGAGGCAGGGGAGCGTCACATTGTGGAGGCGGGGCGTGTTTGTGAGTGAGAAGATgatggaggaggaagagcaaaTCAAAGTGAGCAGACGGGAGGTGGCACAATGCATCGCCATGACAATACAAAATCACAGCCATTGactaaaatcaatcaatcaataaatgaatgaaaaatacaaaatggatGAAATTGGATGATCtcagtggtaaaaaaaaaagtgtgacaaaatgaatggatgaatgatcAAGAAACAAGTGGAAAATTCAAGCAAATGGAAGCACTGGGGCGAAAGTGGATTCACTTTCCCCTCGGCCAAACATCCCAAAGGAATATTCCACCCACAAAGAAGCTAGCTGCGCTGATGCTACACGGCCGAGAAAAGCTGCTTAGTGAAGATCAAAGTGCATCGCGTTATTTCAAGATTAGGGCGCAACCAATTAATTGGATGTCCCATTTAATCATCTGTTTTTAAATTCTATAAATTTTTAAACACATTAAAAAATGATGACATTTAAATATTCGGTCAATTTTTTTGTCTGTTGTATAATTACATGCGGTAAAAAAACTAATTATGGGAGAACAGTTGTGTGTTTAATTCAGTAGGGAGTTATTATACTCATTagcctactttttttttaattaatcggATGGAGGAATTGTATTCTGCCGAATATTAGaatcggcaaaaaaaaaatccacattggCGGCGCCCTAATTAAGATGACACCATTAAATTGATAAGAATTAGTGTTTATTAAATCGTAGATTGTCAAAGTGGCCCTTACGTCCTTCGATTTTTAAGTATGCAGCTCTCGGAAGAAAAATGGTGGGCAAAATTCGTGCGCACCATTTTGCTGGCGTGACCATAAAAGGGCACAGCGCAGGGTCGAGATAAAGGTTTGGCCTAGATGGAAGCGCTCTGTTTACCGATGCAGTCAAACGAGATGAGAAGTTTAAAGTTTTGCCTCATCTTATCTAACATTCTTGTTCGACATTTAAACACACCTGTTTGATGTTGGCAGTCAATCAGAAATGAAGAAGCAGCAGCCGAGCGCTTCATCGCCTCCTTGTGGGACAGACGCTTACTGCAAtaagaaggaaaaaaattaTTATGCTTTGAAAATTCCAATCCGACTCAGATTGCAGAATTAAAGCACACTGAGTGATCTGGCCAGACGTGAATAAACTGgagtcacataaaaaaaaaatacagtctaGACTcagtccggaacatctggcgattGATTGATGCACTTTTATCGACTCACTGTAGCGGAAAAACTGTGAGCGCTAGGTGTTCTTAATAGATTTTGAGGCTTCATATCTCTGTGACGGAGACTCTTCACGCTTTGCTTTTTCAGCCACAACTACATAGTGGTGTTCTGGTGGGGTTCCAAAGAAAATTGTTGAGGTCAAACAATCCTAtcataatatcagataattcATCTTAAATTAAGTAATatattatttttgattttttaacattttcttCAGCAAAATGTGTTAATTTAGCATTCTTTTCTAAATTacaatgtattttgtatttatttcatgATGTAATTCATCAAGGCCTTTATTGTAAATAAAGTAACATATTATTGGAACAAACAAGTGTAAGCATCTGCCACTTTAaacattttataaataaaaatgagactacATATATTCATTACTGAACCTGGCTTCTCTGTTTATTTATAAATAACAAATGTACACAAAGTTTACCCACCCTTGCACTAGCGACAAGATGGTTGTTACCCCAGCAGCTCGCCGGCGTGGTCGGTTGCcagcagaaaaataaaaatagactaTTATGGTGGTCTCTCGAGATCGTCCCAtcctcccccaccccccaccgcacACCACCCCCAACCGCACACATGCTTACCCTCTTCCACACGGCACAGAGGAGGTGTGTGAAGGAGCGCACGCTGGCTCCTGATGTCAGAACTGACGTCACATCAAGGTGGTGCCGCGTCAAGGCCGACGCCAAGGGAACGCAACTTGGGGGCGGGGAGCTAAGTCACAAAGGAGGCCAAGAGGgggggaggaggacgaggatgtTAATTTGCATGAAaggcatccatccagccattttcTATCACGcttgcacatacatacagtcTCCTCTCAAAGTATGGGAATGGCAAGATCAATTCCTTTGGGGTTCTAATCAAAAGAGGAATATCACAGACAAAGCAAGACTGCTTTTATATCATGGAATTTGGGCCCAGCCCCTTTTCTTTGAGGCCACCGCTTTATTCATTTGAAATGCTTTTCCGGGCCTTGCCtgccttttgtttgtttctccgATCTCAACCCAATTGAGCATGTACGTTACCTCCTGAAGAGGGAACTGAATGGAGAAAGAAcccaaaaacaaagaaaagaaagacagaCCTGGAAAAGTATTTCTAATATACAATAGTGTAGTTCTTGCTACAAGTAAAGACCATAAAAAAGCTGGAATTCTGAACTTTTGTCTCATTTGTTTTCTGAGTAGGAATCCAAataatttatattcaaatgggaTTCGAACCCAGAGCTGCGAGGCAGAATCGCTAACCACTACACACCGCGCTGCACATTAATGCGCTTTTGACTGGCAGCCGCCCGTCCTTGTCAGAGCTGACAACAATGAGCAAATTACGACCACACGCTTGCACAGCCCAAGACAAAaggcaggggaggggggaggggggggggggattcaacCAATCGCATGAGGGCATTTACGGCAAAAGGTCAGGCTGACAGCCGGAACCAAGGAAATGACACCGGGTCCCAAGGTCGAACCGTCAAGAACATTCCGGACAAGGGAGCATCCCGAGAGACGCCGGGCCGGAAAATAAACTCCCAGCGCAACAATGACGAACATTGTCGGTAACAATACATGGTAACCATGACAACAATTACCATCCATCCCCCACCTCAGTCGACTCGTTTGCTAGGAACACACCTGCAGCATTACAAGGGGGCGACGGGGTCACAATGCACACACACGTCCCTGATTGAAATGCTCTGTCACGCGCAGTGCTCCATTTTGTTcatcctctctctctcacacacacacacacacacacacacacacacacacacacacacacgccgctCTACTAAAACGCTCTCACACTACTAAGAACAATTTCTGCCCGCGTCACACCAGCCAAAAAAATCATGACAAATGAAAGTGTTCAATACTAAATCAATCTTACAGaggcacacacaaacgcacgcacacacactcacacacaaactaCTAAAACGTTTTGCTTCACGCGTAACTGAATTTGCTCTCACACACCCTGACTTTTTTCCATTCGCACAGAACGGAAGCCCTCCCACAAAATACTAAAATATGTTTGACTCACACAACTAAAATGTTTTCACACACAACAGAAAATATCTGCCTCAACACACGCTTGAAACTTTGTCGTTTTTCACTAgtaatgggaaaatgaagcttcaaatttgcttcatgaagcagTTGTAATTTTTTcagtcctctagatggcactgttagCTTAGATACAAGGGGGGGgttaaaaaaatggaaagaCAGTGTGCTTTTAGCGCAATGTTAGGCagacagtgccatctagaggactgAAGAATACACCCACTTGTTCATGGAgctaatttgaagcttcattttgccTCACTAGACGAAAGCGCTCTCTTACACATCTTGTAATAGGCTACAATCTAAAACATACTGAAACGCTCTCATTTAAAGACCAACAGTACGAGGCCTTTCCGAATGAATTCTTTATTTACAAAAGTTGAAAATATTACAGGCTCCTGAAAACAGAAAGATTGCATAGAAAAATTCACAAATTAGTGTTAGGTGGTTTGAAATGTTCATTCAGCTGGCCATCCACAACGTGAAGGGGATTAGGATGACAGGCAGGGTGGTCCCGGAGGACACGCCCCAGCAAGCCAGGGAGAGGAGGCCCAGCAGACCAGCCGCAAATGCGTTCCGCTGGTCTCGGATCTGAGACTTCAACCACTGGCAGAActgaaaaagaacaaaacaacaaaagagtTGTGAATTATCATCTTGTATTCGACCGTCTAACTTTCTGAATTAAAAACACAATGACAGCAAAAACGTAAGTAGCCAAATAACTAAATACCCAATGGAAACACAAAAATTctgtaaaacatttttatctGGCAATCTTTTATCAAAAGATAAGTCTTTTTATCCTTTTAAAAAGTCAGCCTCTTCTTGTTTTAACATATAAACGTGCTTGAAGCAGTGATTTTCAAAGTAGTGGCACATGGGCTCTCTCTAGTGGTATGCAAAGAATCATccatattatttcttttttaaccaGCAGTGTTTTGGTTGAGTTCCCTTGTAATTAACTTAAAGATAACACCGTTTTCAAGCAGTTATTCAGGTACAATTTTATGATACTTTTAATTGCTAAGTAGCTGATTTTGTTTTCGTAGCTACAGTGTATACAAAATATCTCTAAACACGCTATACACGATGTATACACAACCTACaaaatgtatatttatataaagaTGTACATATGTAATTGTTACAGTATTCAAAAATCCAAGTACTTTTAGATAGTGCTTGGTGTAGAAGATTCAAAAATCACAGTTTTAAGCAAAATAACTACCTTGAGAGAACTTTTCTGACATGTCAACAATCAAATACTATAACAGACATGGCAAAACTATAAACGCCCGGTGCCGCTTTTAACGGAGACATTTCTTACCTGTTCCGTCTGCAGGCTGCGCGCAGCTCCGTAGCGGCACCACGTGACGAAATGCTCGCAGTTGTTCCACAGCAGGCTGTAGGGGACGCTGCCGAGCAGACTTTCGGCCCGCCGCGCCGCGTCCTCCGCGTCGGGAGGAACGCGGCAGGCGCGCTCCATGGCGTGCGTGTTGAGCCTCACGCTTGCGccatacgcgaagtcctccacgGAATCCACGcgcacgctcgctcgcttgGCTAGCA
The sequence above is drawn from the Syngnathus scovelli strain Florida chromosome 1, RoL_Ssco_1.2, whole genome shotgun sequence genome and encodes:
- the LOC125987464 gene encoding fibrinogen alpha chain — its product is MQRLSLLLCLGLVCAAASQETVVDPRGARPVVPNTRSEKCATEKEWPFCTDDDWGHKCPSGCRIQGLMDHQDHSLLKKIEKIRSVLEQNQVGHRSADQVTKQTYDFLKEKLILNSGQDDRYYNLAQNLRQRISDMKVKIDRQLRVLAALRDRVTDQVVDMQKLEVDIDIKLRSCKGSCEKYSEYKVDHDTYVALGKQINQLQGQQLQSIHTVRQLGVMQSRPLDQVSSTTVFKSKTGQQPQDVFQEVKSFQLTLQTEGSSSSPATISKVPGISTSSSTSSTHSKSITEISGGNNEGFFGGTFDDVHLTSMDTQNCVIVTKQTTVMTPDGPVEKLVETREGGPACQGVSGTKGGLDSLFPGVSHVSSNIKTVHVSGVKGSLSDVKAGISEPFTEVGFDLGKFFNNNKEDDVPAVHARSVQSEHVVRQSDYTGKDCVDIFHKHSRGETSGLFNIKASATADLVSAYCLQEGLLAGWLLVQQRENQNGLLNFNRTWAEYRDGFGRVNAQGRGEMWLGNQNLHLFTKQGETLLRVDMEDGQGGATTAEYVIRVGPEEEGYPLHVSGYSGTAGDSLATVDATSSVSHSGMKFTTWDRDNDTGDENCAATHGGGWWYHNCQSANLNDGDGAVWAGRRMKRVQMFVRPASL
- the npy2rl gene encoding neuropeptide Y receptor Y2, like; protein product: MDWLDVSQEDPPTPGAENISGKYDFAADAERLGFEGGTFLEDPIRLPGVQVVLIVAYTAIILLGLVGNSLVIYVIYRFKTLRTVTNFFIANLAVADLLVNALCLPFTLVYTLQGEWHFGAALCFLVPFAQGLAVHVSTLTLNVIALDRHRCIIHHLETRMRKVTCFWVIAVTWLLSAALASPLAIFREYGSFTLVPGHSIQVCTEKWPGSSTDGTVYSVSMLVLQYFLPLSIISFAYARIWSKLRRHVSPAEGRGDGASAGSERHRRHCKATKMLVTMVVVFAVSWLPYHAFQLATDIDSSVLDMPHFRLLYTLFHVVAMCSTFANPLLYGWMNRNYRAAFLAAFKLSDKGCRRRRQDAIHQVGVADGGRTKIAEGRQEVASACLKATDV
- the LOC125993669 gene encoding lecithin retinol acyltransferase; its protein translation is MCPGPFGASGAWRHGGRAHLLAGQSALLILYVMLDALAFFLDKVVFLVTCAHPPPPPLERGRAYRRGDLLEVPRTLFTHFGIYLGDGRVAHLIPDILPAVTSDVRHLRHKVTNMRLLLGVLAKRASVRVDSVEDFAYGASVRLNTHAMERACRVPPDAEDAARRAESLLGSVPYSLLWNNCEHFVTWCRYGAARSLQTEQFCQWLKSQIRDQRNAFAAGLLGLLSLACWGVSSGTTLPVILIPFTLWMAS